Proteins encoded in a region of the Cytophagia bacterium CHB2 genome:
- a CDS encoding DUF4892 domain-containing protein: MKKMPVILCATVFMAIFASALHAQEDHPLVSRYAGSTIQKKDAEEFGEYKLITGRTAQGEFLGETLKGKVTRIVYGNPEGRSTLEIFSNYRKALEAAGLKVIYTCELDNCGPAYARSAWNRYNGLFAASDGDPRYLGGKIADDGGTAYLALMVGRNRTQLDIVEIMGMEEDMVVVDAAALAKGLEAEGKVSVYGIYFDTDKADIKPESKPALDEIAKLLKNRATLKLYVVGHTDMTASLEHNRTLSAARAQAVVKALVTDYGIAATRLEGYGVGPLAPAASNASAEGRAKNRRVELVAR, encoded by the coding sequence ATGAAGAAAATGCCTGTGATTCTTTGTGCCACCGTGTTTATGGCGATTTTCGCCTCCGCTCTCCATGCCCAAGAGGATCATCCGCTCGTATCGCGCTATGCCGGATCGACGATCCAAAAGAAAGATGCCGAAGAGTTTGGCGAATACAAATTGATTACCGGCCGGACCGCACAGGGAGAATTTCTCGGCGAAACCCTCAAGGGCAAAGTCACACGCATCGTCTATGGAAATCCTGAAGGCCGTTCCACTTTGGAGATTTTTAGCAATTATCGCAAGGCCCTTGAAGCCGCTGGTTTGAAAGTGATCTATACATGCGAGCTGGATAACTGCGGCCCGGCTTATGCGCGCAGCGCTTGGAATCGCTACAACGGCTTGTTTGCCGCATCGGATGGCGACCCGCGCTATCTTGGCGGAAAGATCGCCGACGACGGCGGCACGGCGTACCTCGCGCTCATGGTAGGCCGCAACCGCACGCAGCTCGATATCGTCGAAATCATGGGCATGGAGGAAGACATGGTCGTCGTAGACGCCGCTGCCCTGGCCAAAGGACTTGAGGCCGAGGGCAAGGTCAGCGTCTATGGCATTTATTTCGATACGGACAAAGCCGACATCAAACCTGAATCGAAGCCCGCGCTTGATGAAATTGCAAAATTATTGAAAAACCGCGCCACTCTTAAACTCTACGTGGTTGGACATACAGACATGACAGCAAGCCTCGAGCACAACCGCACGCTCTCCGCGGCAAGGGCGCAAGCCGTGGTCAAAGCTTTGGTGACGGATTACGGTATTGCCGCCACCCGGCTCGAGGGTTACGGCGTTGGGCCGTTAGCGCCGGCAGCTTCAAATGCGAGCGCCGAGGGTCGCGCCAAGAATCGTCGCGTTGAGCTGGTGGCGCGCTAA
- a CDS encoding ring-cleaving dioxygenase — MKNSVHGIHHLTAIAGEAQENLNFYTGVMGMRLVKKSVNQDAPDTYHLFYADGAGTPGTDLTFFPWPGMGPGRLGTGLVVEVPFAVPKGSLKYWRERFDKMGVNYGALETRFGETTLPFKDPHGLQLALVETDDARAFVPWEKSAVPVEHQLRGMHSVRLWVRRLSPTAETLTASMGFSLLGSEQDWSRYLVDGGGSGKIIEVKELPQQSRGRWGSGAVHHVAWRMKDSEEEMAMRENLFNDGLFPTEQIDRFWFKSVYFREPGEVLFELATDGPGFDRDEDMEHLGEQLILPPWLEPQRQQIEAALPRLEISRQQ, encoded by the coding sequence ATGAAAAACTCCGTTCACGGCATCCACCATCTCACTGCCATCGCCGGCGAGGCGCAGGAGAATCTGAATTTTTACACCGGCGTGATGGGCATGCGTTTGGTGAAGAAAAGCGTCAATCAAGACGCGCCCGATACCTATCATTTGTTCTATGCCGACGGCGCCGGCACGCCCGGAACCGATCTCACGTTTTTTCCCTGGCCGGGCATGGGGCCCGGACGGCTGGGAACCGGCCTGGTCGTGGAAGTTCCTTTTGCCGTTCCAAAAGGAAGTCTGAAGTATTGGCGCGAGCGTTTCGACAAGATGGGCGTGAATTACGGCGCGCTTGAAACGCGCTTCGGCGAAACCACGCTGCCTTTCAAAGATCCGCACGGCTTGCAACTGGCGCTGGTGGAAACGGATGACGCACGCGCGTTTGTGCCGTGGGAAAAAAGCGCGGTTCCAGTTGAGCATCAATTGCGCGGCATGCACAGCGTGCGGCTATGGGTACGCCGCCTCTCCCCTACCGCAGAAACGCTCACCGCAAGCATGGGGTTCTCGCTGCTCGGCTCCGAACAAGACTGGTCGCGCTATCTGGTTGATGGCGGCGGCTCCGGCAAAATCATCGAGGTGAAAGAGCTGCCGCAACAATCTCGCGGACGCTGGGGAAGCGGCGCGGTGCATCACGTTGCGTGGCGCATGAAAGATTCCGAGGAGGAAATGGCGATGCGCGAGAATCTTTTCAACGATGGCCTCTTCCCCACCGAGCAAATCGATCGTTTTTGGTTCAAATCGGTTTATTTTCGCGAGCCGGGTGAAGTGTTGTTCGAGTTGGCCACCGACGGCCCCGGCTTTGATCGCGACGAAGATATGGAACACTTGGGCGAGCAACTCATTTTGCCGCCGTGGCTGGAACCGCAACGGCAGCAGATCGAAGCGGCGCTGCCGCGTTTGGAGATATCGAGACAGCAATAA